The Blattabacterium cuenoti sequence CTAGTAGACATAGGAGGAGGGACTACGGATATTGCTATATTTAAAGACAATATTATTCGTCACACTGCAGTCATTCCTTTTGGAGGAAATGTGATTACGGAAAATATAAAAACGGATTGTTTAATTATTGAACGACAAGCCGAATTACTAAAAATAAAATTTGGATCTGCATGGCCTGGAGAAAATAAAGAAACAGAAATTGTTTGCATTCCTGGATTAAGAGGTCGTGAACCTAAGGAGATATCCTTGAAACGTCTTTCTCAAATTATTCATACTCGGGTATGTGAAATTTTAGAACAAGTCAATATAGAAATAAAACACTATGGAAATGAAGAACAAAAAAAACGACTTATAGCAGGAATAGTAATGACAGGAGGCGGATCTCAACTAAAACACATTCGTCCTTTAACAGAATATATTACTGGAATGGATGTCCGTATAGGTTATTCTAATGAACATATTGCTGGAGGAGAAAACGGCATGATAAGTAATCCAGAATACGCAACGTCTATAGGTTTAATTATCAAAGGACTTGAAGATCAGAAGAAATATTTTTGTACAGTCATGGGGTCTAGACATGAGGAAAATAATACTTCCGAATTATTCTCCACCCAATTATATAATAATAAAAATCGTAGATTCAATAATAAGGACACATATTATGATAATAATAATGACGATTCTTTAAAAAAGAAGAAAAAAAATAAGACTAAATCTAAATCTTTTCTTGAAATTTGGGCAGATAAGTTCCGTCAAATACTGAATGATACAGAATAATAAACAATGAAAAAAGAAAATTTTATAATGCAAAAAAAAGAAAACGTCCCATTTGGATTTTCTAAAAATCGTTCAGCTGCTATAAAAGTTATTGGTGTAGGAGGTGGTGGAAGTAATGCTTTAAGTTATATGTTTGAACAAGGGATTACGGGGGTAGACTTTATAGCGTGTAATACCGATGCACAAGCATTAAATAATAATCCAGTTCCAGTAAAAATTCAATTAGGAGCTTCTATTACAGAAGGATTAGGTGCTGGAGCAGATCCAGAAATAGGAGAAAAAGCGGCATTAGAAAGTCTAGAAGAAATTAAAAGTATTTTAGATTCTAATACAAAAATGACCTTTATTACAGCAGGCATGGGAGGAGGAACGGGAACCGGGGCCGCTCCAATTATTGCAGGTATTTCTAAAGAAAAAGGAATTCTTACTGTAGGAATTGTCACTATTCCATTTCATTTTGAAGGAAAAATGAGATTACAACAAGCTCAAAAGGGAATAGAAGCATTAAGGAAAAATGTAGATTCTCTCATTGTTATTAATAATGATAAATTAAGAGAATTGTATGGAAATCTTGGATTTAAAGCTGGATTTGCAAAAGCGGATGAAGTTCTTACTACTGCAGCTAAAGGAATTGCAGAAGTAATCACTCACCATTATAAACAGAATATAGATTTAAGAGACACTAGAACAGTTCTTAAAGAAAGCGGTACGGCAGTTATGGGATCCGCTATTTCTGTTGGAGAAAACAGAGCTAAAGATGCCGTTGGACAAGCCTTAGATTCTCCATTATTGAATGACAACAAGATAACAGGGGCTAAAAATGTTCTTTTACTTATTGTTTCAGGAAGAATTGAAATTACCATAGATGAAATCGGAATCATTAGTGATTATATACAAGCAGAGGCAGGAAATAATGCTAATATTATAATGGGAATAGGAGAAGACGAAAGTTTGGAAGAAAGTATTTCAGTAACTATAGTAGCAACCGGATTTCCAACAGAAGTTCAAAGGGCTATTAATCACGAAGAAAAAAAAATATTTCATAGGTTAGAAGAACCTTATAAACAAAAATTAACGAAAATAGAGGGAATTCATTCTTATTCCAAAAAACGAATGGAACCTTTTCCTTATTATAAAGAAAAGACTTATAAAAATGCTCCTAAGGAAAACTTATCCTTCAATCAAAGTCAAAGGAAAAACATCTTTAATCAAGCTATTAATCATCCCAACAATACTACAGTAGAAAAAAAATATATGTTGGAAGATAATTTTGATCTTCCTATTTCTTCAGAAGAAAAAAATCAAATTTTGAAAGATAAGATGAAACGTGTTCATATGTTAAAAAAAGAAAATAATAAAAATGAGGACATTAATAATTTTTAGATGAATCTTATTTAAGTATGGAACATCCTAGTATTCCAAAAGGAACCAGAGATTTTTCATCCATAGAGATGAATAAAAGAAACTATTTAATTCAAGTTATTCGAAATAAATTTGAACTTTTTGGTTACTCTCCCATAGAAACTCCTTCTTTTGAGAAAATTTCTACTCTTATGGGAAAATATGGAAAAGAAGGAGACTACTTAATGTTTAAGTTGCTTCATTCAGGAGATTTTTTGAAAAAAGGAATTTCCAATAAAGCTCTTAGATATGATTTAACGGTTCCTTTTGTCCGCTATGTAGTTATGCATAGAAATGAAATTTTTTTTCCTTTTAAAAGATATCAAATACAACCAGTATGGCGCGCAGATAAACCACAAAAAGAAAGATTTAGAGAATTTTATCAGTGTGATGCGGATATGATTGGCTCCTACTCATTATCTTCTTTATGGCAAGAAGTTGAGTTTATCCAACTTTGTGATGAAATATTTACAGAATTAAATTTTCCTATAATTATCAATATTAATCATCGAGATATTTTGGGAGGATTAGTAGACATTTCTGGAATAGAAAATCATTTATGGAAAGATTTCACTACATCTCTAGATAAATGGGATAAGAAAGGAAGAAATATAGTAAAAAAAGAAATGCTTCGTAAAGGAATATCCTCGAATTCTTTTGAAAAAATAGCATGTTTTTTTGATATGAAAGAAAATTTTTCAAAAAAAATAGAATCTTTAACCGTCGCTTTGCAATCCTCTGAAAGAGGAAAAAAAGGAATAAAAGATCTCCGTTTTATCTTTCAAAAGATAAAAAATATTTCTTTAAAAAAGACCAAATTGAAATGGAATGTTTCTTTAGCTAGAGGAATGAATTATTATACAGGTCCTATATTTGAAATATCTCCAGATAATAATAATGGACCCCGTATTGCAAATTCTATCGGAGGTGGAGGAAGATATGATCAATTAGCTAGCTTTTTTGGAATGAAAAATTTTTCTGGTGTAGGAGTATCTTTGGGTTTAGATAGAATATGTCTAGCCATGGAAAAAGAAAATTTATTTTCAACTATTTCTAGTAGTCCTTCAAAAGTATTGTTTATTAATTTCGGAGATGAAGAGGTTTTATATGCATATAAAATGATAAATTTTTTGAGAAGAAAAGGAATTTCCACTCAATTGTATCCTAATGCCGTAAAAATCAATAAACAATTCAGGTATGCCAACGATAACCACATTCCATTTATTATTAGTATAGGAAAAAATGAAATAGAAAAAAAGAAAATACGAGTCAAAAATCTAAAAACAAGAACAGAAACTGAATATAATAATATCCAAGAAGTAGCTCATCAATTAATGAAAAAAAACCCATAAATTAATAGGTTTTATTGTTATTAAGTGCTTTTTTATTCCAAATAAAATAACCTTCTATAGCCAATAATGCAAGAAAAATAAATAAAAAACCTGTTAATATGAGACCTTTCAAAAAATAAATAGGGACGGAAATAAGGTTGCCAACTATCCAAAATATCCAATTTTCTACTTTTTTCATAGCCATCTGATACATTCCAGAAAAAAAAAGACCCGTGGTCAATACATCCATCCAATCATAAGGGGTTTGAAGTTTTCCATTGAAAAAATAAACCATTATACTGAAAATACACGTGGATAAAAACCATAAAATGGTATAGAAATAATCTTTTTTATCGGAAAAAGATATAGATAATTTTTTTGTATCATTTATGGATAACCAAATATACCATCCATAACCACTCATTCCTGTATAATATATGTTAATAATAAAATCTCCATAAAGAGAAGTAACGAAAGTCAAATAACTGTATATAATAGTACTCCCTATTCCTATTGGATATAACCATATGTTATTTTTTTGCGCCAATAGCACACTGAATATACTAAATGTCACAGCAGTAAATTCCAAAATAATATGAATCCAACTACTATGATGATAAGGTGATAAAAGGATATTAATCCATTCCTTCATCATCATCCATATCTATAATATAAACAAGATAATGGTCATCTATTTTTCTGTAAAAAGCAGAAAACCTCTTACTATAGGAATCTTTCATCACCCAACAGGATATGCAAGAATCCTTTTTTATGCAAAAAGGAGAAACTTTATAGCGATCTAAAAAACTGGGGAAAATCCCCCCTTCTAATTTGTATAAACTTTCTTTGATTCCCCATATGATATGTAGATAATCTATTTCGTAGTTTGAATGAATAAAAATAGATTCATCCTCTCTAATAAATTTTTTCTTTATTTTGACTATTTTTTTTCGTAATTTCTCTATGTCTATACCTATATGATATGAGCTGATGGCTATAGCTATTCTTTCAAAAGAATGACTGAATGAAATATACTTTTCTTGAGGAAAAAGAAAAGGTTTTCTTTTTTCATTGTAAAAAATATTTCTGTTTATTCCTATATATCTTAGAGCGTAACGCACTCCTAAAAATTCTTTTTTTCGTTTTTCTGATAAAGATAAAAAAAACCTTCTTTCTTTATCCGAAAGAATCAATAATTGTTCCAAAAATCGAGTTTTTAAATGACCCCATCTAAAAACGATAATTTTCGAATGAGTAATTTTTAACATAGATATTTTTTTTGTACTCTAATAGAAATTAGAAAAATATATCTTCTTAACTATAATAAAAATATCAAAATAAAATTAGATATTTCTGAAAAAAGAAGGACTGGAATAATGAAAAAAAAAATAACGAAAGCATTAGAAAATGTATTTCTTAATAAAAGAAATATTATGGAATCTGGAATAGTCAAAAAAATAGATGTATTTCAAGAGGAAATTCGAATATATATAAGCCTATCCAATCCGACTATGCATATGAAAAAAAAATTAGAACGAGATATTAACCAGACTATAAAATATCAAAATGTAGATAAAAAAATACGAATAGAAATGAAATTAGATACTCATGAAAAAAGAAAAACTGGAATAAAAAATATCATAGCCATAGCTTCAGGAAAAGGAGGAGTAGGAAAATCTACAATAGCAACTAATATCGCGGTTTCTTTAGTAAAAATGGGGTTTCATGTAGGTTTATTAGATGCAGATATTTATGGTCCTTCTATTCCATTAATGTTCAATCTAGAAGAAAATAAAATATCTTCCTGTATTGTGCAGAAGAATGGAACTTCTATCATGAATCCTATCACTAGTTATGGAGTTAAGATTCTATCTTTAGGTTTTTTTTCCAAATCTGGACAAGCGATTGTTTGGAGAGGGCCTATGGCTACTAAGGCATTAAGACAATTTATTCATGAAACGGATTGGGGCGTATTAGATTTCTTAATTGTAGATTTACCGCCAGGTACAGGGGATATACATTTATCACTTGTGCAGGAAATTCCATTAAAAGGAATTGTTATTGTTAGTACACCTCAGAAAATTTCTTTATCGGATGTGCATAGATCTGTAGGAATGTTTCGTCTTAAATCGATTTATGTCCCAATACTTGGAATCATAGAAAATATGTCTTTTTTTATCCCAAAAGAATCCAAAGAAAAATACTATTTATTTGGAAAAAATGGAGTGAAAAATTTTTCCAAGAAAATGAATATTTTTTTTCTTGGAGAGATTCCTCTGCTACAAGACATACGAGCATCTTCCGATTTAGGGGTTCCTGTGGTTTTACAAAACGATTCTATAAGAAAAATTTTTGTAAAAATTACGAAAAATATGATAGAGAATTTACCAAAAGTTCCCATTTCCTAGTAGGATATATCTTAAAAACAAAGTTTGATAAATTCTTTGACAATCAATATTAAAAGAGGAATGGATTTTTCTGTTTCTTGAAAAAATGATTTCATCAAATGGATGGAATCAGAAGATCCCTTCTGTTCAGATAATCCCATTATAATGGATATAGCAAAAACCCGTAAATCCATATACCTAGCTGTAATTACGTATGAAACAATATTACTCATTCCAACACTATCTCCACCCATGGATCGTATCATCGCATATTCTGCATGGGTTTTATAATGTGGATAAGGATAAGCCACATAGACACCTTTTTGTATGATAATATTGTGATTCATGGCTATATTCTCTGCCATTTCAAGCATCTTTTGATCATATGGTTCTGTTATTCCCAAAAAATTATTTTTCATAAATTTTTTCATATTATGGCTTTCTGGGAAAAGATTAATATGGTCTTTTACCAACATGACATCTCCTGCTTTGTAGTTTGGATTTACTCCTCCAGAAATATTAATTAATATCAACTTATCTATTCCCATATTTTTACACATTACTAGAGGAAAAGGAGTATACTCATCCTCATAATAAGAGGAAAAAGGTTCTATTAAAAATAGAACCTTTTTCCCTTCTATATTTCCGGATATAAATTTTCCATTTACTTTTGTAAAATTTGGAATGTCCTCGTAAGGAATGCATATAGGATTTTTGATTTCATGGATCAATTGATGAAACTGATTTCCTAATAATACTATTCCAAATTCAGGTTTTTCTTTGATTTGTTTTTGTATATATTTTGTGGATTTTTCTTCTAAAATCATTGACATAAAAATTTTTTTTCTTTTCTATTTACAAAATAGAGAAAAAAGAAAGGTAAATAAAATAAAACAAAGGTAAATGCTTTCCTTTAGATAGTGAAGTATTACTACTTTTCCTGAAATTTTTTCATTATTTAGCGTTTTTTAACGAACTATCGTATGAGATGCACTTCTCTTGATAAAACAAGGCCAAACTTATTTTTTATGTCTTGAGTTATTTTTTCTGAAAAATAATATATATCCATTCCACTAGCTTTTCCATAGTTGACCAAAACTATAGGTTGTTTTTCATATACACCTACATTTCCCTGTTTTTTTCCTTTCCATCCTATCGTTTCAATCAATGAACTAGCAGATAGTTTCACTTGATTAGTAGAAATAGAATATCCAATAATAGTTGGATATTTAGATTTTAATTTTTTAAAATCCAATATCCCTATTATTGGATTCATAAAAAAACTACCAGCATTTCCTATTTTTTTGGGGTTTGGAAGTTTTCTATTTCTAATGTAAAGAATAGCTTTACTTAAATCATACATAGTTGGTTTTTTAATATTCATTCTTTCTAATTCCTTCTGAATTTCAATGTAATAAGTGTTCAATTTATGATACTTTTTTCTTAATAGAAAGGAAACAGATAAAACCAAAAATTTATTTTTTGAATATGGATGCTTAAAAAAAGAATGACGATATTCTAGTTGACATTCTTCTCGTGTGAATATTCGTATTTTTCCATTATTCGTTTCATATACTTGAACTTCCAATAAAGTATCCTTTACTTCTACTCCATATGCTCCAATGTTTTGAATTGGAGCCGCTCCAACCGTACCAGGAATAAATGATAAATTCTCTAAACCACTGAATCCTTTTTTTATAGTCCAACCTACAAATTCATTCCAATTTTCTCCAGCAAAAGCTTGAACTACTGCTTGATACTCGTTTTCCTTAATCACTTTCATCCCTTTGATCCCCATTTTAATTACCATTCCTTGATAATAATTATTTAAAAAAAGAATATTACTTCCATTTCCCAAAAAAAGTTTTGGAATGGATGGATACTTCCAAAAAATTTTTTGTATATCTTCTATACTTTTCACATTTACAAAATAATGTGCATAAACATTTATTCCAAATGTATTAAAATTTTTGAGAGAAAAATTTTTTTTAATATCTAACATAAAGAAAAATATTTTCCTAAATAAACAAAGACAATTTTGTGCGTAAATATTGTATGATTAAATTTATTATTTATAAATATAAAATTGTTATTATGAAAAAAGGAGGAAATTTTTTTTGGGGAGTGATTTTGGGGACAATGGCAGGTTTAATAGTGGGAATTTTATTAGCTCCAAGAAAAGAGGATAAAATTAGAAATATACTAGGAAAAAAGACAGAAGAGCTGAGAGATAATTTACAAGAAATAAGTAAAAAAATAGGAAAAAAAGTACATAAAATTAAATCTAACTTTGAGGCAAAATGGAAAAAAAATAAAATAGATAAAATGGACCAAGTCGAAGAGGAATTGGGGACTTAATTTTTTTATCTAAAAATGTTTGTATTTATTAAAAATTTTTTCAATAGAAAATTGGAATTCATTCAAAATGAAGTGATTAAATTTGTAGTATCCATCATGACAGAAATTTTTCTGAATTTTTTTTTCATTTTACTTGGCGTCATGATCCTTTTTGCAGGAAGCCTTGCCTTATCTTTTTTTCTATCCTATTATTTTGGAAATTATGTGATAGGATTTGGGATTATTACTATTTTATATCTTTTTCTTTTCTTTTTCATCTTTTTTTTCTGTAAAGACATTATACGATTTTTCATTAAAAATTCCTTTTTTAGAGTTTTAAAAAAATAAAATCATGTAATCTCATGAGTAAATTAGAAATTATTTATGGAATACATCCCTTAATAGAAGCTATTCAATCCAAAATGACTATTAGTAAGCTATTTTTTCAAATAGGATGGAAAAAAAAATATAATCCTTATTACAAAAAGTTGATCACTCTCTCCAAAAGAGAAAATATCCCCATTCATATCGTTCCTAAAAATAAATTTCATCAGTTGAACAATAAAAATCATCAAGGAGTTTTTGCACTTCTTTCTCCAATAAAAACTCATTCCATAGAAGATTTACTTCCTATATTTTATGAAAAAGGAAAAAACGCACTTCTGCTCATTTTAGATCGTATTACGGATGTAAGAAATTTTGGATCTATCATTCGTACTGCTGCATGTGCTGGTGTAGATGCTATTATTATTCCAAAAAAATATACAGCCATGATTGGCTCCGATTCTATCAAAACTTCTTCAGGAGCTTTATTTAAAGTTCCAATATGTCAAGAAAAAAATATGAAGAAAACTATAGAGTATTTGATAAAGTACGGTTTAAAGATTGTTTCCGCTACGGAAAAATCAAATATTTATTGGTATAATATAGATTTTTCAGGTCCTACGGCTATCATACTTGGAAATGAATCTAATGGAATCTGTCCGAAATATTTAGAACTAACCTCCGAAAATGCAAAGATACCAACTATATACGGGGGGATTTCCTCTTTAAATGTTTCTGTAGCCTGTGGGATCATTTTATATGAAGTATTCCGACAAAGAAAATTCAAACAATATTAAAAATCACTCTGAAATTGTCTTAAAAAACGAATATCATTATCAAAATAAATTCTAATATCATCAATCTGATAAATCAGTAAAGCAACACGTTCTATCCCTATTCCAAAAGCAAATCCAGAATAAATTTCGGAATCAACATTTACGTTTTTTAATACTTGTGGATCTATCATCCCACATCCCATAATTTCTAACCATCCTGTATGATTATTATATATATCCACTTCTGCACTAGGTTCTGTAAATGGAAAATACGAAGGACGGAATCTAATTTTTACTTCTCCAAAAAGAGAGGTAATCAAATAATGAATAGTTTGTTTTAGGTCTGAAAAGGATACTTTTTTATCGATATAAAAACCTTCTGCTTGGTGAAACATAAAATAAGAACGAGAGGAAATAGTTTCATTTCTATATACTTTTCCTACAGATAAAACACGAGAAGGCGGACTGTTTTTTTTCATATATCGTATTTGTACAGAGGAAGTATGTGTACGCAATACGATATCTGGATTTTTGCATAAAAAAAAGGTATCCTGCATATCCCTAGATGGATGATCGATAGGTATATTTAAAGCCGTAAAGTTATGCCAATCATCTTCAATTTCAGGTCCTTCCACATAAGAGAATCCAATTTTTTTTAATACATCTATAATCCTATTTTTTATAATAGATATTGGATGTAAAGATCCTATTTCTACAGATTTTCCTGGAATTGTAGGATCAAAATTTTCATCTTCATCTTTTATGAAGTTTTTAGAATGATCTATTTGTATTTTTTTTTGAACCTTCTTTTTTAAATCATTGATAACATTACCAAAAATTTTTCTTTCATGAATAGGAAGTTTTTTTAATTTTTTAAATAAAACCGTCAAAATCCCCTTTTTTTTACCCAAAAATTTAATTCGAAAGGCTTCTAAATCTTCATAATTTTTAGCATGAAAACAGTTTATCTCCTTTTTTATTTGATCCACTTTTTGATCCATAAAATATTATGATTTCTGAATATCATCCAGAATATTTTCTTCACTCATATAACGAATGATAGCTTTTTTAATTAAAAACGATTGTTCTTCTTTGTTTAAAAATGGAAGATTCTTTTTCAAAAGATAATGAGGCCATCCTTCTCTGTCTCTTCCAAGAAACCTATAATAACCAAAAGGTTCTAATATTCTACATATAGCAATATGTAAAATATTAATTTTATCTTCTCTATTCAAAAAAATATTTTTCCCTTTCCCAAGTTCCTGAATTCCTATCAGGTAAATAATCCCAATGGGATCAATTTCTCCTTCTATGCAAAAATGATTTCGTATATATAAAATTACTTTATTCCAATTTATATGAAATTTTTGTATAAATTTTTTTTCCATTTTTTTAGTAAAAAAATTATGATTGGCACAGATATCATTATTCTAATTATCGTTTTATACGGTGCATATAAAGGGTATAGAAAAGGATTACTCTCCCAATTATTTGTATTTATGATATGTTTTTTTTTCCTATACAAAGGAATCGATGTTTTTCACTTCCTTTCAGAAGAATTCCTAAAAAAATACAGTAAGAAAGAACCCTTTTTTACAGGTGTAACTATAATAAGTTCATTTTTTTTTATAATATTTATAGCTTTTTTCACTAAAAAAATCATAGAACTGATTTTGACAATCACATGGACAAAACCCTTTGATAAAGTATTTGGTGGTCTATTAGGCCTGATAAAATATTTTTTTTATCTATCAATATGGATTTTTTTCCTTAAAGAAGCAAATAAAAAAATCAATTTAATTCCTTATAATTTTTTTTCAAATTCCTTTGAAAAAGAGTTTCAATATCTTTTTTATATATCTAGGAAAGAATTTCTGTTTTTTTTAAACAAATTAGAAAAATTATACTTTTTATTTTCAAACATTATCAAATGAACTTTCAAAAAAAGATTTTTTCCATAGAATCCAAAAAAGAATTTGAAGCTTTAACTTTAGAGATATTCAATTATCAAGTAAAAAATAACCAGATTTACAGAAATTATCTTCAATTATTAAAAATTGATCCATTTCGGATTACCAATATTTCGGAAATTCCCTTTTTGCCTATTTCCTTTTTTAAAACCCATTGTGTTTGTAGTCGACCAAAAAGTATTCCAGAAATTATTTTTACCAGCACTGGAACGACAGGAATAAAAAGCAAACATTATGTAGCTGATTTGCTGATTTATAGGAATAGTATTTGTAAAGGATTTGAATATTTTTATGGTCCCATAGACAAATTCCAATTTTTAGCTTTGTTTCCTCTCGATAGAGAGGATTCTTCTTTAATTTATATGATGAAATATTTGATACAAAAAACATATAAAAATGGAAGTAATTTTATTTATTTTCAAAAAATACCTCCTCTTCATTATGAAAAAACTATTTTAATTTTTGGGATCAGTTTTTCTTTATTAGACTTTGTGGATGCCTATAAGAATACTATTTTCGATGGATCTAATAAAGATAATGTGATTATTATGGAAACAGGAGGAATGAAGGGGAAAAGAAAAGAAATCATACGAGAAGAATTACACCATCTTTTAAAGAAAGGTTTTTGTGTAAAAGATATTCACTCTGAATATGGAATGACCGAATTGCTTTCTCAAGCATATGCAAAGAAAGACGGACTTTTTAGATGTCCTCCTTGGATGAAAGTATACATCAGAGATCCGGAAGATCCTTTTATCCATATAGAGGACCATAAAATAGGTGGAATTGATATTATTGATTTATCTAATTATTTATCTTGTCCTTTTATTTCTACCAATGATTTAGGAAAAAAAATAAATGACGATGAATTCGAAGTATTAGGAAGGATGGATTTATCAGACATCCGTGGATGCAGTCTGATGACATTTTAAATTTTAGAAAGCTAGAAAAGAAGCGTCTTTTTTTGACGAAATATGGGACAATACATAGGTATGTAACAGAAGGATATCTTCTATATTTTCTGTAATTTTTTTGGATGGTAAAAGAACGTCCAACATCAATAGAGTGTTCTTTGTTCCATATTTTTTACGGATGATCCCTATCACCTGTTGATTCATCTGTTCCTCAATTTCTTTGAAAATTTTAATTTTGATTGTACGATTTACTTGTTGAAAACTTCTTCTATTCCTGGTGATGTTTTTGATTATATGGAAATGTTCCATCATCAAATGTTCAAGTATCAACAAATTTTTCTTTTGCTGATATTTTAAAGGTTTATGACTATTACTCACATGAAATAAAGTGCGATTAGTAATAACATCGGAAGATTCAATGATCTCTTTAATTTTGTTGTATATCCGCATATAAAATATCCCAGCAATGGGTTCACTGTTTTTCGTTTTCATAATCACTATAATTAAAGAGTTCTGTATGCTCGTAAAACTTTCTTTTACTTTTAAAAAGTGCTCCCTACTATATTGAAGATTTTTTAAATCTTCTTTAGTAATTCCTTCTATACTATTTTTATAAATATTTTCGATTGATTCCAGTATAGGTTCTAAAATATCCATAGTTTTGTTGAAAGTTTTTCCTAAAGTCAGCTCATCGGTTCCAAAAATGGTTCTTTGATCTTCAAATTGTTTATATAGCACTTTCTGATAGTTTTTATAACTCTTGTAAAAAACAAAACCAATTAAAAACATAAAAAAGATTAGGGCCCATGCTTTTACAAAAAATAGAAAAGACGCCGTAATTCCTGCCATGGTAAATGCAATCAGACCTGTTAAAAACCAACCTCTTATAACTTTTAATACTCCTGAAACTCGGTAAACGGCACTTTCTCTATCCCAAGCTCTATCTGAAAAAGAAGTTCCCATAGAAACCATAAAAGTGACAAAAGTAGTTGATAGTGGTAGTTTCTGAACGGTAGCTATCGATATCAATATACTAGATATGGTTAAATTGGCAGAAGCTCTAACTAAGTCAAAAGCAACGTTTTCATTTTGTATTTTTTGCTTAAAATTTTTTTCTATTTTTACTAGGAATCGTTTTGGAAATAATTTGAAAAATTTATTCCCGAAATATAAAAAAAATCGAACAATTCCTCTTGCTAAAGAATTAGATAAAAATTTTTCTGTTCCTTCATTTTGTCTACTTAAATTAATTTCTGTACTGGTGATTGTTTTGGTTTTTTTAGAAAACCAAAGTGTCAATATCATAATTAGTCCTGCAAAAATTAAAACTACAGATGGGACCTGTACATTTCCAGATAAAC is a genomic window containing:
- a CDS encoding inorganic phosphate transporter, with product MKLFYPSIIVILFVLSIFDLIVGLINDAVNFLNSAIGSKVASRKTIMIFASLGILLGAFLSSGMMEVARKGVFDPSYFYFSDLTFIFLAVMISDIILLDVFNTLGLPTSTTVSMVFCLLGGAFSIAMIKIASPLSNEPLHHLSQYIKAEKTLTIGIGIFLSILISFFSGAFIHYFIRFLLSFEYKSRLKYVGVIWAAISLSSMTYFLIVRGLHSTLQGLLEDNLTGLSLLIQHFIKWINHHFFVFLLVLFSTWTLVAKIFVSLGYNILKFVVLYGTFSLAMAFAGNDLVNFIGIPIASIQSYNIWKEAGCPPAERFNMKSLSGNVQVPSVVLIFAGLIMILTLWFSKKTKTITSTEINLSRQNEGTEKFLSNSLARGIVRFFLYFGNKFFKLFPKRFLVKIEKNFKQKIQNENVAFDLVRASANLTISSILISIATVQKLPLSTTFVTFMVSMGTSFSDRAWDRESAVYRVSGVLKVIRGWFLTGLIAFTMAGITASFLFFVKAWALIFFMFLIGFVFYKSYKNYQKVLYKQFEDQRTIFGTDELTLGKTFNKTMDILEPILESIENIYKNSIEGITKEDLKNLQYSREHFLKVKESFTSIQNSLIIVIMKTKNSEPIAGIFYMRIYNKIKEIIESSDVITNRTLFHVSNSHKPLKYQQKKNLLILEHLMMEHFHIIKNITRNRRSFQQVNRTIKIKIFKEIEEQMNQQVIGIIRKKYGTKNTLLMLDVLLPSKKITENIEDILLLHTYVLSHISSKKDASFLAF